One window of the Epinephelus moara isolate mb chromosome 24, YSFRI_EMoa_1.0, whole genome shotgun sequence genome contains the following:
- the elf3 gene encoding ETS-related transcription factor Elf-3, which produces MSSPCLSSILTHANLTMYQTGIPDVLSQQPGVLPSINTLQNYSSNISGQWYRHISPHCWTADNVLEWISDHVESTKFDASILSLAYCTMDGPALCQMTRDQMIEVFGPQLAPHLHQSLQEHKTKYELQSLSGPELNETCQLLDNFLHNLNFPLLSSIRIGQAEEAISKREFDYRDDYDLTSLTIEPMTPLGDTECLSDNQSDSEYSSSSNSGMFDFSSLSSPESGSGESDPEFSYPLISKVHIKTEKGESRLKRPRGRPPKANREHSSSIYENPKKNKHAPRGTHLWEFIRDILIHPERNQGLMKWEDRREGVFKFLKSEAVAQMWGQKKKNSSMTYEKLSRAMRYYYKREILERVDGRRLVYKFGKNSSGWKIEEIGMGM; this is translated from the exons ATGTCATCTCCCTGCCTCAGCAGCATCCTGACTCATGCTAACCTCACCATGTATCAGACTGGCATCCCTGATGTCCTGTCACAGCAGCCTGGTGTGCTGCCCAGCATCAACACCCTGCAGAATTACAGCTCCAACATAAGCG gTCAGTGGTACAGGCACATCAGCCCTCACTGCTGGACAGCAGACAATGTTCTGGAGTGGATCAGTGACCATGTAGAGAGCACCAAGTTTGATGCAAGCATCCTGAGTCTGGCCTACTGCACCATGGATGGCCCTGCTCTCTGCCAGATGACCCGGGACCAGATGATCGAGGTCTTCGGCCCGCAACTTGCCCCGCACCTCCACCAGAGTCTGCAGGAACATAAGACCAAATATG agctgcagagcctGTCAGGACCAGAGCTGAATGAGACCTGCCAGCTCCTGGACAACTTCCTGCACAACCTGAACTTCCCTCTGCTCAGCAGCATTAGAATTGGCCAAG CTGAGGAGGCCATCAGCAAGAGGGAGTTTGACTACAGGGATGATTATGATCTTACTAGTCTTACCATAGAGCCCATGACACCTCTTGGAGACACCGAGTGCCTGTCTGATAACCAGTCTGACAGCGAGTACAGCTCCTCCTCCAACA GTGGCATGTTTGACTTCTCAAGCCTCAGCTCCCCTGAGTCTGGCAGTGGTGAATCAGACCCAGAGTTCTCCTACCCCCTGATTTCAA AGGTGCACATCAAAACAGAGAAAGGAGAGTCTCGACTCAAGCGACCCAGGGGGCGACCTCCCAAAGCCAACAgagagcacagcagcagcatttatgaaaatccaaagaaaaacaagcatg CGCCTCGTGGCACTCACCTGTGGGAGTTCATCAGGGACATTCTGATCCACCCAGAGAGGAACCAGGGCCTGATGAAGTGGGAGGACCGTCGCGAGGGTGTCTTTAAGTTTCTCAAGTCTGAGGCTGTGGCTCAGATGTGGGGccagaaaaagaagaacagcagcatgACGTATGAAAAACTCAGCCGTGCCATGAG gtATTATTATAAGAGAGAGATCCTGGAGCGAGTAGATGGCCGGAGGCTCGTATACAAATTTGGAAAGAACTCCAGTGGCTGGAAGATTGAAGAGATTGGCATGGGCATGTGA